Sequence from the Cyanobacteria bacterium GSL.Bin1 genome:
TTGTAACGTGTTTGTTAATTTTCGACCGTCGAGGTCTCAAATTACCCCGCTTTCCTCCCCCACCTGTTCCGAGGTGGGGGAGTCCCACGGATACTTTGTTGAAAAAAACCTTGGGGTGGACGACTCATTCCTTGTAACTGTCCTAACCAACACTGCCATAGGGGAAGTTCTTGTAACCATCCTCCTAAACAATTTTCGATCGCGCTGCGCCGACGGACTAAATTAAATTGTTGCGCGATCGCAGCAATCTGACGGCGGGCTTGTTACAATTCTTGGCGGGAACAAGTGGTTAATCCGATGCCCTGAAACCAAACCTCTCCCTGATTCGGAGGCAATAACTGTATGCGGTAGGGGTCGAGACAAAATTGTGCGAGGGAGAAGTGGTGAGTTTCTTTGAGGGTCTGAGATCTGAGCCTAGCTGGTTAGTTGCATTATCCTACAATTTGTAACTCCTAGATCGTTAAAATTAAGGATAAACCTCAAATAGCGGAAATTTTAAAGACTAACCAATGAGTGAGTACAAATCTTCCTGGCAAGTCGATTTCTACCGGGTTCCCCAAAGCAATTCTCAAAAGCAAGCGCTGTGGGAACTGGTGGTTTGTGATGAAATTGAAAAAACTTTTAAAGCGGACACTTGTGCGCAAGCAGAAGCAACGGTGGATTGGTTAGTCACTCACTTAAACGACATTGCCCAAGGATCCTTACCGGAAAAAATAAAAGTTTTTCGTCCCGAATCATTACAGTTGTTACAGTTAGCGGGAGACAAACTTGGAGTCACTGTCGAAGGAACAAGGCGCACCCCCTTTCTCAAGCAAGTATTGCGCGATCGCGGCGGCGAAGCAAGAGTGAAAGTGGAATCTCCGCCCCCGCAGCCGTTACCGGAAGAAATTTGGGGGGAACAATGGCAATTTGCCAGCCTCAATGCCGACGAAATTGAATATCGGATGCCAGAACGTCCCATTCCATTTCGAGAAATTCCCCCAGAATTGAGTCCATTTCAGCTTAATCTTGGCTCAACTACCTTAGTGCCCGGAATTATTATCTATGGCGGGCGACAGTCTTGGCAACTGGCGCAATGGTTTGCCGAAACTCAACCCATGGCCATTCAATATATCCCCACTGCGGTTGGCGAATCAGG
This genomic interval carries:
- a CDS encoding DUF1092 family protein, yielding MSEYKSSWQVDFYRVPQSNSQKQALWELVVCDEIEKTFKADTCAQAEATVDWLVTHLNDIAQGSLPEKIKVFRPESLQLLQLAGDKLGVTVEGTRRTPFLKQVLRDRGGEARVKVESPPPQPLPEEIWGEQWQFASLNADEIEYRMPERPIPFREIPPELSPFQLNLGSTTLVPGIIIYGGRQSWQLAQWFAETQPMAIQYIPTAVGESGGLILEGGLRDRWVIITFEDSEVAQAAEKFQQRKQDSNGLHFLLIQPDDSGMTNTGFWLLADSS